The following are encoded in a window of Thiohalophilus sp. genomic DNA:
- a CDS encoding DsrE family protein gives MMQSSLSKSLVLGVSLLGLAFTAQAGSAKNGYDKQKVVYHVNNIHTATGALRNVKNHLNATGDENVEVIVVTHSSGAFAMVDGSMGKKDSNGKVYDFRDTVASLANRGVKFQICANTIRGKKIDKNKVSPYAEIIPSGVAHVAHLQQQGYLYVKP, from the coding sequence ATGATGCAATCCAGCCTCTCAAAAAGCCTGGTACTGGGTGTTTCCCTGCTGGGACTGGCTTTTACCGCCCAGGCAGGCAGTGCCAAAAACGGCTATGACAAGCAAAAGGTCGTCTACCACGTCAACAATATCCACACGGCCACCGGCGCCCTGCGTAACGTCAAAAACCATCTGAACGCTACTGGTGACGAAAACGTTGAAGTGATCGTGGTCACCCACAGCAGCGGTGCCTTTGCGATGGTTGACGGTTCCATGGGCAAGAAAGACAGCAATGGCAAGGTCTATGACTTCCGCGATACGGTTGCCAGTCTGGCCAACCGTGGCGTCAAGTTCCAGATCTGCGCCAATACCATCCGTGGCAAGAAGATCGACAAGAACAAGGTCAGCCCTTATGCTGAAATCATTCCTTCAGGTGTCGCTCACGTCGCCCACCTGCAGCAGCAGGGTTACCTGTACGTCAAGCCGTAA